CAGGGCACCGCCAAGGGGCTCACCGCCGACGGCGTGCGCCAGCGGGTGCTCGACGCCGCCCGCCCTGGGGAGATCGTGCTCATGCACGTCGGCGCCAACCCGGACGACGGCACCACCTTCGACGCCGACGCGCTGCCCGGCATCATCGAGGGCTTCCAGGCCATGGGGTACGGGTTCGTGAACCTGCGGGAGTTCGTGGGCTGAGCAGCCGGCTCCGCAGGAGTCCCGCTCGCGTCGCCGCGAGCCGCGCGCTCAGCCCGCCTGCGCCAGCGTGTGCCCGGCGAGGTCCTCCTCGAGGTCGCCGGTCTCCCCCGCGGCCACGGCCCGCCGGCCCAGCACGATCGTGTAGGCCCAGTACCCGGCGAGCACCAGCGCACCGATGGCGACCTTCGCCCAGCCCGGCAGTGCCGACGGCGTCACGAAGCCCTCCACCAGCCCGGAGACGGCGAGCACGAGCACCAGCCCGACCGCCACGGTGATCAGCGCCCGGCCCTCCTCGGCCAGCGCCCGGGCCCGTGTGCGCCGGCCCGGCGCCACCGCCGTCCAGAACAGCTTCAGCCCCGTGCCACCGGCGATGAAGATCGCCGTGAGCTCCATGAGGCCGTGCGGGAGGATCAGCCCGAAGAACACCGTCAGGTCTCCGTGGGCCGCCATGATCGCACCCGCCTGCCCCACGCCGATCGCGTTGGCGCCGAGCACGTAGACGGGAAAGACCCCGGTGATGCCCAGGCCGATGCACTGGGCGGCGATCCAGGCGTTGTTGGTCCACACCTGTGCGGCGAAGTC
This window of the Georgenia yuyongxinii genome carries:
- a CDS encoding stage II sporulation protein M, whose protein sequence is MDTDAFAAVHEADWDRLEQLSKQRRLTGAEADELVRLYQATAGHLSAVRTAAPDPYLVGRLSALLGLARGRIAGAHELRLSDVARFFVVSLPAAFYRVRWWTVVVMVAFVALAVVVGAWTASTPAVLAGLGSPAELERYADEAFAAYYSNFPAPDFAAQVWTNNAWIAAQCIGLGITGVFPVYVLGANAIGVGQAGAIMAAHGDLTVFFGLILPHGLMELTAIFIAGGTGLKLFWTAVAPGRRTRARALAEEGRALITVAVGLVLVLAVSGLVEGFVTPSALPGWAKVAIGALVLAGYWAYTIVLGRRAVAAGETGDLEEDLAGHTLAQAG